The genomic region CCAGGTCTGCGATTTCTACCGCCGCCTGGGTTTCCCGGTTCGCGGGATCGACCGGGACAACGCCGGGATAGGGCGGCGCTACCGCGGCGAGCGTGAGGATTTCCGCATGCACATGGGCTGGAGCCTGGCCGGGTCCACCCAGTTCGAGATCATCCAGCCCACGGCGGGACGCAGTATCTACAAGGAGTTCCTGGAGCGCCACGGCGAGGGGTTCCAGCATATCGCCCTGGAGGTGCGGGACATGGACGAGGCGGTGCGCCTTTTCGCCGAGCGTGGGGTTGAGGTGAGCCAGGACGGGGCCTGGGGCAAGGACGGCAAGGTGGAGGGACGTTTCGCCTACCTGGACACCGACGCCGAGGGCGGTGGTCTGACTATCGAGCTGCTCTGGAGCAAGGCCTGATCAATTAAACCCAAGCGGAGGCACTATGAAAAAAGCTCTCAGCACCTTGGCCTGCCTGTGGCTCGGCCTGGCGCCGCTCGCCGCGCAAGCCCAGGAATACACCCCCAGCCCCGAGAACATGGCCGCGCGCCAGTGGTTCCAGGACGCCAAGTTCGGGATGTTCATCCACTGGGGGGTCTACAGCGTGCTCGGACGGGGCGAATGGGTGATGCACAACGAGGATATCCCGGTCTCCGAGTACGAGAAACTCCCGCCTCAGTTCAACCCGGTGAAATATGACCCGGACCAGTGGTGCCGTGTCGCCGCCGCGGCCGGGGTGCGCTACATCACGATCACCAGCAAGCACCATGACGGGTTCGCGATGTGGGACAGCAAGATAAGCGACTACGACATCGTGGAGCGCACGCCATATAAGAAGGACGTGCTCAAGATGCTGGCCGAGGCCTGCCAGCGCCACGGGATAAAGCTCTTTTTCTACCACTCCCAGCTCGACTGGCACAACCCCGACTACTGGCCGCGCGGCTCCAGCTACGCCCACGGCCGCCCCGAAAGCGGCGACTGGAACAGGTACCTGGACTACATGGACACCCAGCTCAGCGAGCTTCTCACCGGCTACGGGACTATCGGCGGAATCTGGTTCGACGGGATGTGGGAGAAGCCGGACGCCGACTGGAGGCTGGCGCGCACCTACGCCCTGATCCACAGGCTCCAGCCCGCCGCCATGGTGGGCAGCAACCATCACGTGACCCCGTTTCCGGGCGAGGATTTCCAGATGTTCGAGAAAGGCCTGCCCGGCGCCGACCCGTACAACAAGGGTTCGGGCATCTCGGTCCTGCCGCTCGAGACCTGCGCCACAATCGGCGAGTCCTGGGGTTACGACAGCCGGGAGAAACATTTCCAGAGCGTGCGGGAACTGGTGCATTACCTGGTCAAGGCGGCCGGTAACAACGCCAATTTCCTGCTCAACGTGGGGCCGCGGCCGGATG from bacterium harbors:
- a CDS encoding alpha-L-fucosidase translates to MKKALSTLACLWLGLAPLAAQAQEYTPSPENMAARQWFQDAKFGMFIHWGVYSVLGRGEWVMHNEDIPVSEYEKLPPQFNPVKYDPDQWCRVAAAAGVRYITITSKHHDGFAMWDSKISDYDIVERTPYKKDVLKMLAEACQRHGIKLFFYHSQLDWHNPDYWPRGSSYAHGRPESGDWNRYLDYMDTQLSELLTGYGTIGGIWFDGMWEKPDADWRLARTYALIHRLQPAAMVGSNHHVTPFPGEDFQMFEKGLPGADPYNKGSGISVLPLETCATIGESWGYDSREKHFQSVRELVHYLVKAAGNNANFLLNVGPRPDGTIQPEQVERLEGMGKWLGKYGESVYGTRGGPWGPASWGVSTQKAGKVYVHLLEPDAVVSLPPLDGKPLRAARLLTDSQPVKFENGSLGLVLSVPAERRDSIDTVVELEF